One Sodalinema gerasimenkoae IPPAS B-353 DNA segment encodes these proteins:
- the rpsL gene encoding 30S ribosomal protein S12, with protein sequence MPTIQQLVRSERKKAHKKTKSPALKSCPQRRGVCTRVYTTTPKKPNSALRKVARVRLTSGFEVTAYIPGIGHNLQEHSVVMLRGGRVKDLPGVRYHIVRGTLDTAGVKDRRQGRSKYGAKRPKE encoded by the coding sequence ATGCCCACAATTCAGCAGCTCGTGCGTAGCGAGCGAAAGAAAGCCCATAAGAAAACGAAGTCGCCAGCTTTGAAGAGCTGTCCCCAGCGTCGTGGGGTTTGCACCCGGGTTTACACCACCACCCCGAAAAAGCCGAACTCCGCCCTACGGAAAGTAGCGCGGGTTCGTCTGACCTCAGGGTTTGAAGTGACTGCCTACATTCCCGGTATTGGTCATAACCTGCAAGAGCACTCCGTAGTAATGCTACGGGGAGGTCGTGTGAAGGATTTACCTGGAGTTCGCTATCACATTGTGCGAGGGACCCTGGATACCGCCGGCGTCAAAGATCGTCGCCAAGGTCGTTCCAAGTACGGAGCCAAACGTCCTAAAGAGTAA